DNA from Streptomyces sp. NBC_01260:
GGCGACGCCGAGCACGTCGCGAAGGTCCAGCCGGTCTTCGACGCGCTGAAGCCCGAGGGCGACTTCGGTTCCGTCCACGCGGGCAAGGTCGGTGCCGGCCACTTCGCGAAGATGGTTCACAACGGCATCGAGTACGCCATGATGCAGGCCTACGCCGAGGGCTGGGAGCTCCTGGAGAAGGTCGACTCCGTCACCGATGTGCGCGAGGTCTTCCGCTCCTGGCAGGAGGGCACGGTCATCCGTTCCTGGCTGCTCGACCTGGCGGTCAACGCGCTGGACGACGACGAGCACCTGGACCAGCTCCGCGGCTTCGCCGCCGACTCCGGTGAGGGCCGGTGGACGGTGGAGGCCGCGATCGACAACGCGGTGCCGCTGCCCGCGATCACCGCGTCGCTCTTCGCCCGGTTCGCCTCGCGCCAGGACGACTCCCCGCAGATGAAGATGATCGCCGCGCTGCGCAACCAGTTCGGTGGCCACGCGGTCGAGAACAAGAAGTAGTCGAGAACAAGAAGCAGCAGCAACGAGGAGCGGGCCGGACCGGGCGTCCGCCCGCACTACGGAGCACGGAGCAGGAAGCCGGGAAGGTCGGCGTACACCATGCATGTCACGCATCTGTCGCTGGCCGACTTCCGCTCGTACGCCCGGGTCGAGGTGCCTCTCGACCCGGGCGTCACCGCGTTCGTGGGGGCCAACGGCCAGGGCAAGACGAATCTGGTCGAGGCCGTCGGCTATCTCGCGACGCTCGGCAGCCACCGGGTCTCCTCCGACGCGCCGCTGGTGCGCATGGGGGCGGAGCGGGCTGTCATCAGGGCCGCGGTCACCCAGGGCGAGCGCTCGCAGCTGATCGAGCTGGAGCTGAATCCGGGTAAGGCCAATCGCGCCCGCATCAATCGATCGTCGCAGGTCAGACCCCGTGATGTGCTCGGCATCGTACGGACCGTGCTGTTCGCGCCGGAGGATCTGGCGCTGGTCAAGGGCGATCCGGGGGAGCGCCGCCGGTTCCTGGACGAGCTGGTCACGGCACGTTCGCCGCGGATGGCCGGGGTGCGATCGGACTACGAGCGGGTGCTGAAGCAGCGGAACACGCTGCTGAAGTCGGCGGCGATGGCGCGCAGGCACGGTGGCCGTTCGATGGACCTGTCGACGCTCGACGTATGGGACCAGCACCTGGGCCGGGTGGGCGCCGAGCTGCTGGCGCAGCGGCTTGATCTGATCGCGACGATGCAGCCGCTGACGGACAAGGCGTACGCGGACGTGGCGCCCGGCGGCGGGCCGGTGACGCTGGAGTACCGCAGCTCGGTGGGCGCCGAGGTGGGCGTGGGACCGGGTGTGGGGGTGGACCCCGCCCGTACGCGCGAGGAGCTGTACGCGCAGCTGATCGCGGCCCTGGCCGAGGTGCGCAAGCAGGAGATCGAGCGGGGCGTGACGCTGGTCGGCCCGCACCGCGACGATCTGGTGCTGGGGCTGCGGGGAATGCCGGCCAAGGGGTACGCGAGCCACGGGGAGTCGTGGTCGTACGCGCTGGCCCTGCGGCTGGCCTCGTACGATCTGCTGCGCTCGGAGGGCAACGAGCCGGTGCTGGTTCTGGACGATGTCTTCGCCGAACTGGACGCGCGTCGCCGCGAGCGGCTGGCCGAGCTGGTGGCTCCGGGTGAGCAGGTGCTGGTGACGGCCGCGGTGGACGACGACGTCCCGGGGGTGCTCGCAGGTACGCGGTACGCGGTGTCGGCCGGTGAGGTGGAACGGCTGTGAGCGGCCGTACGGACGGCCCGGAGCCGTTGCCGGAGGGGCCGGCCGGCTCACCGCGCGAACCGTCCTCCGCAGCGGCGAAGCCGCCGGAGCCCTCGGGGGTGGACCTGGCGCGGGTGGCCCTGCGTGCGGCGAAGGAGCAGGCGCGGGCGCGCGGTGCGGCGGCGCAGCAGAAGAAGCAGGCCCGGCGGGGCGGCGGGCTGCGGTCCGGGGCGCGGGCGGACGGCCGCGATCCGCTGCCGCTGGGTGCGGCGATCAACCGGCTGATCACCGAACGCGGCTGGGAGGCACCCGCGGCGGTGGGCGGTGTGATGGGCCGCTGGCCGCAGATCGTAGGTGATGATCTGGCCAATCATTGTGTGCCGTTGCGTTACGACGAGGATCCCGCGGAGCGGGTGCTGACGGTGCAGTGCGATTCGACGGCGTGGGCGACCCAGCTGCGGCTGCTGGCGCCCCAGCTGGTGGCCCGGCTGAACGCGGATCTGGGGCACGGCACCGTGCGGATGATCAAGGTACTGGGGCCGGGAGGGCCGCAGCGCAGGTTCGGTCCGCTGCGCGCTCCGGGGAGCAAGGGGCCGGGCGACACCTACGGCTGAGCTGGCCTTTTACCCGTTTCCGAGGCCAGTGTGCCGACTCTGGCGGAGGGCGCCGCGGTGAGGTGCGCCCCGGTTGTCCCCGATGCCTGCGGACTCCGTGTTGTGCGGGTGTGCGGTGGTTGAAACCGTACGTCGTCGAGCGGGCGTCCCTCACGGTAGCGGGAGGTTGACAGGCCGAAGCGCTCAACGCCCGTGTGAGCCTCTTGAGGCCCCTTCCCGAATATGGGGAGTCGTCAGCCGCTCATTCAGGGCGGCACATGCGGACTCAGGTACCGGCAAACCCCCATTCGGGTCGGCGCTACCGGTAGACTGGTGGACAATCCCGCGTCCTTGCGGGATTCGTCGATACAAGCCGAACGACGCAGCCGCTCCCGCCTGCCCGGAGAACGGCCTGTGCTGTGCCAGAAAGGGCGCTTCGTGGCCGATTCCGGCAACCCCAACGAGAACATTCCGTCCACCCCCGGTGAGAGCGGCGCCGCTTCCGCCTCGAACGAGGTGACAGCCTCGTACGACGCCAGCGCGATCACCGTCCTGGAGGGCCTGGACGCGGTCCGCAAGCGGCCCGGCATGTACATCGGCTCGACCGGTGAGCGAGGCCTGCACCACCTGGTGCAGGAGGTCGTCGACAACTCGGTCGACGAGGCGCTGGCCGGCCACGCCGACACGATCGATGTCACGATCCTCGCCGACGGCGCGGTCCGGGTGATCGACAACGGCCGGGGCATCCCGGTCGACATCGTGCCGTCGGAGGGCAAGCCGGCCGTCGAGGTCGTACTGACGGTGCTGCACGCCGGCGGCAAGTTCGGCGGCGGCGGCTATGCCGTCTCCGGCGGTCTGCACGGTGTCGGTGTCTCCGTGGTCAACGCGCTGTCGGCGCGGGTCGCGGTCGAGGTCAGGCGGGACGGCTACCGCTGGACCCAGGACTACAAGCTCGGTGTGCCGACGGCGCCGCTGGCCCGTAACGAGGCCACCGAAGAGACCGGCACGACCGTCACCTTCTGGGTCGACGGGGACATCTTCGAGACGACCGAGTACTCCTTCGAGACCCTGTCGCGCCGCTTCCAGGAGATGGCGTTCCTCAACAAGGGTCTGACGATCAAGCTCACCGACGAGCGTGAGTCGGCGAAGGCGACGGCGGGCGCGGATGTCGCCGAGGTGGCCGAGGTCGCCGAGGAGGAGCAGGCGCGCACGGTCACGTACCACTACGAGGGCGGCATCGTCGACTTCGTGAAGTACCTGAACTCGCGCAAGGGCGACGTCATCCATGATTCGGTGATCGACATCGAGGCCGAGGACAAGGAGCGACTCCTCTCGGCCGAGATCGCCATGCAGTGGAACACGCAGTACAGCGAGAGCGTCTACTCCTTCGCGAACACGATCCACACGCATGAGGGCGGTACCCACGAGGAGGGCTTCCGTGCGGCGATGACCTCGCTGGTCAACCGGTACGCGCGGGACAAGAAGCTGCTGCGCGAGAAGGACGACAACCTCACCGGCGAGGACGTCCGCGAGGGTCTGACCGCGATCATCTCGGTGAAGCTGGGCGAGCCGCAGTTCGAGGGTCAGACCAAGACCAAGCTGGGCAACACCGAGGCGAAGACCTTCGTCCAGAAGGTGGTCCATGAGCAGCTGACGGACTGGTTCGACCGCAACCCGAACGAGGCGGCCGACATCATCCGCAAGGGCATCGCGGCCGCCACGGCCCGGGTCGCTGCCCGCAAGGCCCGTGACCTGACCCGGCGCAAGGGGCTCCTGGAGAGCGCCTCGCTGCCTGGCAAGCTGAGCGACTGCCAGTCCAACGATCCGACGAAGTGCGAGATCTTCATCGTCGAGGGTGACTCGGCCGGTGGTTCGGCGAAGTCCGGCCGTAACCCGATGTACCAGGCCATCCTGCCGATCCGGGGCAAGATCCTGAACGTCGAGAAGGCGCGGATCGACAAGATCCTTCAGAACACCGAGGTCCAGGCGCTGATTTCGGCGTTCGGTACCGGGGTGCACGAGGACTTCGACATCGAGAAGCTCCGCTATCACAAGATCATTCTGATGGCGGACGCCGACGTCGACGGCCAGCACATCAACACCCTGCTGCTGACCTTCCTGTTCCGCTTCATGCGCCCGCTGGTCGAGGCCGGTCACGTGTACCTCTCGCGCCCGCCGCTGTTCAAGATCAAATGGGGCCGGGACGACTTCGAGTACGCGTACTCGGACCGTGAGCGCGACGCCCTGGTCGCCCTCGGCAAGCAGAACGGCAAGCGGATCAAGGACGACTCGATCCAGCGCTTCAAGGGCCTCGGCGAGATGAACGCCGAGGAGCTGCGCATCACCACGATGGACGTGGACCACCGTGTGCTGGGCCAGGTCACCCTGGACGACGCGGCGCAGGCCGACGACCTGTTCTCGGTGCTGATGGGCGAGGACGTCGAGGCACGGCGCTCCTTCATCCAGCGCAATGCCAAGGACGTCCGCTTCCTCGACATCTGAGTCGGCCGTACAAGCAAGCCGCAGCGCGAAAGGACTTTGACCAACCATGGCCGACGAGAACACCCCTGTGACACCCGAAGAGGAACCCGCCGTCGTGGGTGTGGGCATGCGTGTCGAGCCCGTCGGGCTCGAGACGGAGATGCAGCGCTCCTACCTCGACTACGCGATGTCCGTCATCGTCTCGCGTGCGCTGCCCGACGTGCGGGACGGTCTGAAGCCCGTCCACCGCCGGGTCCTGTACGCGATGTACGACGGCGGCTACCGGCCCGAGAAGGGCTTCTACAAGTGCGCCCGTGTCGTCGGTGACGTCATGGGTACGTACCACCCGCACGGCGACTCCTCGATCTACGACGCCCTGGTGCGCCTGGCGCAGCACTGGTCGATGCGCATGCCGCTGGTCGACTCCAACGGCAACTTCGGTTCCCCGGGCAACGACCCGGCCGCGGCCATGCGGTACACCGAGTGCAAGATGATGCCGCTGTCCATGGAGATGGTCCGGGACATCGACGAGGAGACCGTCGACTTCCAGGACAACTACGACGGCCGCAACCAGGAGCCGACGGTTCTGCCGGCGCGCTTCCCGAACCTGCTGGTCAACGGTTCCGCGGGCATCGCGGTCGGTATGGCGACCAACATCCCGCCGCACAACCTGCGCGAGGTCGCGTCCGGCGCGCAGTGGTACCTGGAGCACCCGGAGGCCTCGCAGGAGGAGCTCCTGGATGCCCTGCTCGAGCGGATCAAGGGCCCGGACTTCCCGACCGGCGCACTCGTCGTGGGCCGCAAGGGCATCGAGGACGCGTACCGCACGGGCCGTGGCT
Protein-coding regions in this window:
- the gyrB gene encoding DNA topoisomerase (ATP-hydrolyzing) subunit B, with amino-acid sequence MLCQKGRFVADSGNPNENIPSTPGESGAASASNEVTASYDASAITVLEGLDAVRKRPGMYIGSTGERGLHHLVQEVVDNSVDEALAGHADTIDVTILADGAVRVIDNGRGIPVDIVPSEGKPAVEVVLTVLHAGGKFGGGGYAVSGGLHGVGVSVVNALSARVAVEVRRDGYRWTQDYKLGVPTAPLARNEATEETGTTVTFWVDGDIFETTEYSFETLSRRFQEMAFLNKGLTIKLTDERESAKATAGADVAEVAEVAEEEQARTVTYHYEGGIVDFVKYLNSRKGDVIHDSVIDIEAEDKERLLSAEIAMQWNTQYSESVYSFANTIHTHEGGTHEEGFRAAMTSLVNRYARDKKLLREKDDNLTGEDVREGLTAIISVKLGEPQFEGQTKTKLGNTEAKTFVQKVVHEQLTDWFDRNPNEAADIIRKGIAAATARVAARKARDLTRRKGLLESASLPGKLSDCQSNDPTKCEIFIVEGDSAGGSAKSGRNPMYQAILPIRGKILNVEKARIDKILQNTEVQALISAFGTGVHEDFDIEKLRYHKIILMADADVDGQHINTLLLTFLFRFMRPLVEAGHVYLSRPPLFKIKWGRDDFEYAYSDRERDALVALGKQNGKRIKDDSIQRFKGLGEMNAEELRITTMDVDHRVLGQVTLDDAAQADDLFSVLMGEDVEARRSFIQRNAKDVRFLDI
- a CDS encoding DUF721 domain-containing protein; translated protein: MPEGPAGSPREPSSAAAKPPEPSGVDLARVALRAAKEQARARGAAAQQKKQARRGGGLRSGARADGRDPLPLGAAINRLITERGWEAPAAVGGVMGRWPQIVGDDLANHCVPLRYDEDPAERVLTVQCDSTAWATQLRLLAPQLVARLNADLGHGTVRMIKVLGPGGPQRRFGPLRAPGSKGPGDTYG
- the gnd gene encoding phosphogluconate dehydrogenase (NAD(+)-dependent, decarboxylating), whose amino-acid sequence is MELGLVGLGKMGGNMRERIRRAGHTVIGYDRNPDVADVHSLEELVGKLKGPRVVWVMVPAGAATQSTIDELAELLSPGDIVVDGGNSRWTDDEKHAVELGIKGIGFVDCGVSGGVWGLENGYALMYGGDAEHVAKVQPVFDALKPEGDFGSVHAGKVGAGHFAKMVHNGIEYAMMQAYAEGWELLEKVDSVTDVREVFRSWQEGTVIRSWLLDLAVNALDDDEHLDQLRGFAADSGEGRWTVEAAIDNAVPLPAITASLFARFASRQDDSPQMKMIAALRNQFGGHAVENKK
- the recF gene encoding DNA replication/repair protein RecF (All proteins in this family for which functions are known are DNA-binding proteins that assist the filamentation of RecA onto DNA for the initiation of recombination or recombinational repair.); amino-acid sequence: MHVTHLSLADFRSYARVEVPLDPGVTAFVGANGQGKTNLVEAVGYLATLGSHRVSSDAPLVRMGAERAVIRAAVTQGERSQLIELELNPGKANRARINRSSQVRPRDVLGIVRTVLFAPEDLALVKGDPGERRRFLDELVTARSPRMAGVRSDYERVLKQRNTLLKSAAMARRHGGRSMDLSTLDVWDQHLGRVGAELLAQRLDLIATMQPLTDKAYADVAPGGGPVTLEYRSSVGAEVGVGPGVGVDPARTREELYAQLIAALAEVRKQEIERGVTLVGPHRDDLVLGLRGMPAKGYASHGESWSYALALRLASYDLLRSEGNEPVLVLDDVFAELDARRRERLAELVAPGEQVLVTAAVDDDVPGVLAGTRYAVSAGEVERL